In Nocardia terpenica, the genomic window ATGGAACTGGTCGACCCGAAGGCCGATACGCTGGACGAGTTGTCCGCCATCGCGGATCCGCACCGGCGGGCCGGTGCGTTCCTGCACCGCACCGACATCTTCGGCACCCTGCCGGAGCCCGAGCGCGTGCATCGCGAGGTGGGCGACGCGCTGGCCGAACTGGCCCGCGACGGCGTCGGGGCGGCGGTGCGACGACGCCTGCTGCCGGAATTCGAAAGGAGCAACGGATGACTGTCGTCAAACCCGTGGCCGCGGTGGTGTTCGACATGGACGGGTTGCTGCTCGACTCCGAGCGGCTGGCCCTGGAGTCCCTGGCCAGCGCCGGTACCGCGCTGGGCTACGACCTGACCCTGGAGTTCCGCCGCTCCATGATCGGCATGCCGGCCGATCGCTGCCGCGAACTGGCCGTCGAGTCCTTCGGCGCCGAATTCCCGCTCGAGGACTTCTTCGCCCTGCACGAGACGCACCTGAGCGAACTCGTCGCGGGCGGACGGCTGGTGACCAAGACCGGCGTGGCCGAGCTGCTGGACTGGCTGGAGAGCAACGCGATTCCCAAGGCCATCGCCACCTCCTCCGGCCGCGCCCGCACCGAGCACCACCTGCGGGCCGCGGGCATCGCCGACCGCTTCGACGCGATCGTGACCCGCCAGGACGTCGAGCGCGGCAAGCCGCACCCCGAGCCGTACCTGACGGCCATGGCCGCGCTCGGCGCCGACCCGGAATACACGCTGGCGCTGGAGGATTCGCCGAACGGCCTGCGCGCCGCGCACGCCGCCGGGCTGCGGTGCCTGCTGATCCCGGACCTGGTGTCCCCGACGCCGGAAACCCGCGGGCTCGCCCACCGGGTGCTGCCGGACCTGCACGCGGCGATCGAGTACATCGCCGCGGTGAACGTGCCCGCGGCAGCGAACTAGGCGCGCTCGAGGCGGCGCTTGATCTCGGCCAAATGGGCGTCGTGGCAAGCCGTTTCGCCGAAGAGGTCGGTCAGGGCGCGGGGTATGCGGCCGTCGGTGGCGACGGCGGTGAGCATGGAGCGGCGCAGCCGCGGCGCGCCCGATTCCGCCGGGGCGACGCAGTAGCTCACCGTCATGGTCGCGGCGAAGTCGGCGATCGGCGGCGCGATGACGGTGCGGGAGCTGATGATCCACCGGGTCGGGCGGCGGCAGGTGTCCACCCGCCACCCGACCCGGATCGTGTCCCGCTCGACCGCGACCACCTCGGTGAAGGTGTCGTTGACCCGCGCCGGTCCGGCCGTGCCGCGCTCGACGGCGACACACGCCGGATAGGTGTGCCGCCACAGGCAGGGGTCGGTGGCCGCGTCGAAGATGGCGTCCGGGGCGGCGGCGATGATGATCTCGGATTGGGTCTGGAAGATCCGCGTCATTGTCAGCTCTCACAAGGGGTCCGGCAAAGCTACAGCATCGGGCCACGCCGTGGCGTGGTGCGGTCACTTCCCGCCGTGATCGCCTGCCCGAAACCGCAAGAAAGTGTGGAGCAACGGCACTCTTACACAGATCCGCCCGCGCGGCAACCTCTTCCAGTCGGAATTGTTATCGTCCGAGGATGGACGCAATGGCAATGTTCTGGTGAACAGCGCCTTTTCACTCGGAGTACGGGAAGACCAGCAGCGAACTCGACGCCGTGGCAAGCAGTTTGCCCCCGGAGTCGCGAATGTCGCCCTCCGCGAAGGCGATTCGCCGCCCGGGCTTGGTCACCCAGCCGCGGGCGTGGACCGGCCCGGTGCTCGCGTGGATCGGCCGCAGATAGCTGACCTTCAACTCCACCGAGCTGTAGCCGATGCCCGGCGGTAACAGGGTGTGCACCGCGCAGCCGACCGCCGAGTCCAGCAGCGTGCACACCACCCCGCCGTGCACCGTCCCGATCGGGTTGTACACCGATTCGTCCGGCACGCAGGTGAACGCGACCTCGCCCTCGGACACGGTGAACGCCGTCATGCCGCCGAGCGTGGCGGCGATGGGCGGGTTCGGCAGTTCGCCCTCGGCCACCGCCCGCAGATACTCCAGCCCGGACATGGTCGCCCCGATCCGGGCGGTAGCCACCGGGTCGTACCAGGTGACGGTCTTGTTGCGCGGGGCGCCCCAGGTGGGCGGCGCCGCGGTCGTCTCGGTCGTCATATCCTCGTCCTTTCCGGGAAACGGATTACTATCTAGAAGATAGTTACTATCGAGAGAAAAGTTAGCGGAGAGTGAGCCATGACACAGCGCGAGCCGGATGCCGGCGCGATCCTGCCGTACTGCCCGTACTTCGACGCGGCCACGCGGATGCTGGGGCGGCGGTGGGCGGCCACCGTGCTGCGGGTCCTGGTCGTCGGCCCGGCGCGGTTCAGCGATATCGCGGCCGCGATTCCGGGCATGACCGACAAGTTGCTGTCGCAGCGACTCAAGGACCTCGAGGTCGAGGGGATGGTCGAGCGCCGGGTCGATCCGGGCCCGCCGGTGCGCGTCGACTACCGGCTCACCGAGAAGGGGGCCGCCCTGAGCAAGGTGCTGCTCGCGCTCAATCGCTGGGCGCTGCGCTGGGTCGAGCCCGTCGCGCACTGACCATGCTGTGACGAAGATCGCATCGGCGTTTTCGCCGTCGTGCGGAGTTACCGCGGTGCGGTGAAACGACATTCGAGCCGCGAAAAGATATGCCCCGAATTACGGGGGCGGCACCGGTACTGTCCAGCGCGATCATTTCGGTGACATATCATGCGGCGCATTGCATTCCGGACGTACGACCGAATGAGGGGGTCCGGGGCCCGGTGAATCATGGTTGCCGGGGGTGGGGGGCGCTGCTAGTCTCGCGTCCGAGAAAACGAAAATCTGCTCGGGGGAGCGCGTCACGCCGATGGGCGGCGATGTTTGAAATCAGCGATTTTCAAAAGGAAGACCACATGTGGATACGGAACGGGGGGCGTTTCGTCTCGTGGAACGAGCGACGAAACGGATTCCGATCATGACACTTTCACCGCACCTTTCCGCGCCGGAACTCGAATCGAGCACGCGGACAACGGAATACGCGCGCGGGCCGCTGCGATCCCGGTTGCTGGGCGTGGCCACCGCCAACCCGCCGACGCGATACCGTCAGCGCGAACTCGTCGATCTGCTCGGGATCACCGACCCCAAAATTCGGGGCGTATTCCTCAACGGCGGAATCGAACACCGATTCCTGACCCTGCCGCCGCGCGCCGCCGACGGCGGTTTCCGCAGCGAGACCCAGGGCGAGCTGCTGGCCAAGCATCGCCGCCACGGCGTGCGCACCGGGGCCGAGGCCATTCGCGCCTGCCTGCGCGAGATCGGCCGGGAGCCCGACGATATCGCCTACCTGGTCGCCGTCACCACCACCGGTTTCCTGACGCCGGGATTCAGCGCGCTGCTGATCAACGAGCTGGGCATGTCGCCGCACACCGCCCGGCTGGACGTGGTCGGCATGGGCTGCAACGCCGGGCTCAACGGCCTGACCGCGGCGGCCGCCTGGTCGACGGCGCATCCGGGCGAGCTGGCCATGCTGGTCTGCTCGGAGGCGTGCTCGGCCGCCTATGTTTTCGACGGCACCATGCGCACGGCGGTGGTCAACAGCCTGTTCGGCGACGGCGCGGCCGCCCTGGCCGTCGGGGCGGGCGCGCCCGCCACCCTGGGCTGCGAGCCGGGCCGGACTCCGGAGGTGATCGCCCAGCGCAGCTACATGATTCGGCACGCCGTCGACGCCATGCGCTACGACTGGGATTCCGACGCCGGAAAGTTCAATTTCTATCTGGACCGGGAAGTCCCGTACGAGGTCGGCGCCCACGTGGAGATCGTGGTCGACCGGCTGCTGTCGGAAAACGGCCTGCGGCGCAAGGACATCGCGCACTGGGTCGTGCATTCCGGCGGCAAGAAGGTGATCGACGCGGTGAAGGTCAACCTCGGGCTGACCACACACGATCTCCGGCACACCGTCGGGGTCATGCGCGACTACGGAAATATGTCGAGCGGATCGTTCCTGTTCTCCTATCGGCGATTGCTCGCCGAGGGCACGACCCGGCCCGGCGATTACGGCGTCTTCATGACGATGGGGCCCGGTTCGCAGATCGAAACCGCCCTCCTCGAATTCTGAATTCACCGTGCGAAGAAAGCCGACGAGGTTGATTCGATGAATACCGAACACATTTCACGCCCGCATGCCGTCGTCGACGGTTCCGGGACCGACATCATCGCCGCGGCCGTGCCCGCGCACGGCCCGCTGCGGGCCGAACTGATCGACGCGGTGACCGCCGTCGCCCGCCGCGCGGAGGACGCGGCGGACGGGTCGCACTGCGTCGTGCTCCGCATCCAGGGCGCGCGATCCGGGGAGTATCGCGCGTGGCCCGGCGAGGCGACCGTGGGCGAGGTGAGCAAGTGGGAAGGGGCGCTGCGCCGCCTCGAGCAGGTGCCCCTGCCGATCGTCGCCGCCGTCGACGGCGACGCCTACGGCCCCGCCGCCGAACTGCTGCTCGTCGCCGACTACCGCATCCTGCGGGTGGCCGCCGAATTCCGGTTCGCCAGCACCGAAGCCGGGGTGTGGCCCGCCATGGCGGTGTACCGGCTGGTGGCCGAGGTCGGGGTCGCCCGCGCCCGCGATCTGGTGATCCAGGGCCGGGCCCTGTCCGCGCGGCAGGCGCTGGAACGCGGCCTCGTCGACATGGTGGTCACCGATTCGGCCGCCGAGACCGACGCCCTGCGCGCCGGAGCGGCGCTGTTCGACTCGGCCGTCGGCACCGAGCTCGCGATCCGCCGCCGCCTGCTGCTGGACGCGGCGACAACGCGATTCGAGGACGCGCTGGGCGCGCACCTGGCCGCCTCGGACCGCGCGCTGCGCCGGGATCGAGCGGCGTCGTGACCGCCGGGACGGCCACCGTCGCCGCCCCCGGCGACCTGGACCGCGATCGCATCGAATTGCGCAGTGCGGCAGCCGCACACGCCATGCTGCTGCGATCGCTGGGGCCGGTGCGCGACCGCAGCGAGGCGAGCCGCGACCGGGCGGCGCGGGCGCATCGGGCGCTGCGGGAGCGCCGCCGCGGATTCCTGGAACGGCACGCGCGCACGGTGTACCGGGCGGCGACCGAGGACTTCCGGCGGCCGCTGCGGCTGGCCGCCCTCGCCGAGGCCGCCACCCTGCGGTTCCCCGGGCTGCTGCCCGACGCCGACCAGCTCGCCGCCGACGCGGACCTGCCGCAGGCGCACAAGGAGGGCTGGGAGCTCGACCAGGGCCTGTTCTTCCACGCGATGCTCGCCGATCCCGTTGCGGGCAACCATCTTCTGGACGCCATGCGCGCGCCGACCGATCGGGCCGCCGGGCTGCTGGCGCGGTTCGAGGCCACCGGCACGGTGATGCTGCCCGCGGTCACCGTGACCCGGATCGGCCACACCGCGACGCTCACCATCACCAATACCCACTGCCTCAACGCCGAGGACAACGGGCACGTCGCCGACATGGAGACGGCGGTGGATCTGGTGCTGCTGGACGAGCAGTCGCACGTCGGCGTGGTCCGCGGCGGGGTGATGGACCATCCCCGCTACCGCGGGCGGCGGGTGTTCAGCGCGGGCATCAACCTGGTGGACCTGCACGCGGGCCGGATCTCGTTCGTCGACTTCATCCTCGGCCGCGAGACCGGATACATCGCGAAGATCCTGCGCGGCACGGCATCCGGGCCCGCGGGACCGGTGCTCAAGCCGTGGGTCGCGGCGGTCGACAGCTTCGCCATCGGCGGCGGGATGCAGCTGCTGTTGGTCTTCGATCGCGTGATCGCCGCGTCCGACAGCTATCTCAGCCTGCCCGCCGCGCAGGAGGGCATCGTCCCGGGCGTGGCGAACCTGCGCCTCGGGCGCGCCGCCCACCACCGGCTCTCCCGCGATGTCATCCTGTGGGGCAGGCGGATTCGGGCCACCGAGCCCGACGCCCGCTACGTGATCGACACCGTGGTCGAGCCCGCCTCGATGGACGAGGCCGTCGAGGACGCCGCCGCCCGGCTCGACTCGCCCGCGGTGGTGGCCAACAAGCGCATGCTGGTCGCCGCCGAGGAGCCGCAGGACGTATTCCGTTGCTATCTGGCCGAATTCGCCCGCGTGCAGGCGGAGCGGCTGTACGGCGCGGACGTCCTGGCGAAGGTGCACCGCTTCAGCGACGGGGCGAGCCGATGACCGAGTTCACCACCGTCGCCTACCGGCGGGACGGGCATGTCGCGCACGTCGAGCTGGCCCGGCCCGAGGTGCTCAACGCCATGAATCTGCGCATGCACGCCGAACTCGGGCAGATCTGGGACGACGTCGAGGCCGACAACGGCATCCGGCTGGTGGTGCTGAGCGGCCGTGGGGGACGGGCCTTCTCGGTCGGCCAGGACCTGAAGGAACTCGCGGAACGCGACGGCAGGGGCGCCGGGCGGTCGTCGTTCGGCAGCGCGGGCAGGCTCGGCTATCCGCGCATTACCGAGCGATTCTCCTTCCCCACACCGATTCTCGCGAAGGTGTCGGGCTACGCGCTCGGCGGCGGCTTCGAACTGGCCCTCGCCGCCGACATCGTGATCGCGTCCAGCGACGCCGAATTCGGCCTCACCGAGGCGCGGCTCGGCCTGATCCCGGGCGCGGGCGGCGTGTTCCGCCTGCCCCGGCAGGCGCCGTACCGGATCGCGATGGGCCACCTGCTGACCGGCCGGCGGATGTCGGCGCGGCGGGCGGCCGAACTGGGCCTGGTCAACGAGGTGGTCGAGCCGCAGGACCTGGACGGGTGCGTGGACGGCTGGATCGCCGACGTGCTGGCGTGCGCGCCGCTGTCGCTGCGCGCCATCAAGGAGGCGGCCGCCGCCTCGCTCACCGACCCGCTGCCGGTGGCCTTCGCCCGCACCTATCACTGGGAAAGCCTGCGCATGCGGTCCGCCGACGCCGAGGAAGGTCCCCGGGCGTTCGCGCAGCGGCGCGCGCCGATCTGGACCGGCCGCTGACGGCGGCCACCGATTCACCCGAGAGACACCATCATGACCACATCCATCACCCGCCATCGCAAGCTCGGCCGCGACCTGGTCTTCGACTACCTGCGCGAGGCCGGGGTCGAATACGCCTTCGGCGTGCCGGGCACACACGAGATTCCGCTCATCGACGGAACCACCGTGCCCGCCAACGGGGTGTCCTACATTCCGTGCCTGCACGAGAACATCGCGGTCGGCGCCGCCATGGGCTATGCCCGCATGTCCGGGCGGCCGGGCGCGGCGATCGTGCACGTCACCCCGGGCACCGCGAACATCATCGACAACCTGTTCAACGCCTACCGTTCCAATATCCCGCTGATCGTGTTCTGCGGTCAGCAGCACAGCGACCTGCTGAGCCAGGAACCGATCCTGGGGTCGGACCTGGTGCGCACCGCCGGTCAATACGCCAAGTGGGCGCACGAGGTGCGCACCATCGACGAACTGCCGCTGGTGTTGCAGCGGGCCTTCAAGGAGCTGTCGGTGCCGCCGCTGCGGCCGGTGTTCCTGGCCATCCCGTGGAACTTCCTGGTGGAGAGCCCGACCACGCCGGACCACGGGCGGTTCACCCGCATCGCGCACCGCTCCACCGGCGACCCGGCCGGAATCTCCGCCGTCGCCGACCGATTGGCCCGCGCGAGCAATCCGGCGCTGCTGGTCGGCGACGGCGTCGGCGAGGCGGGCGCCTGGCCGGAGATCGAGCAGCTGGCGAATCTGCTCGGCGCGGCGGTGTATTCGGAGAACCAGGCCAGCCGGATGAACTATCCGAACGACCTGCCGCACTGGCAGGGGGAGCTCATGCCGACCCAGGACGGCGTGCACAAGCAGCTGGGGGACTTCGACGTCCTGTTCCAGATCGGGGTGAACTCGCAGGCGCAGGTCCTGGTGTTCCGCTGGGCGGACGGGCCGATCATTCCCGACCGGCTCACCCAGGTGACCTTGCACAACGATCCGTGGGAGATCGGCAAGAACCACTTCGCCGACGTCGGGGTGCTCGGCGATATCAAGATGACGCTGCCGCTGATCATCGACGCCGTCGTCGAGCATCCCGGCTACGACGAAACCGTGGCCGGTACCCGCAATCAGCGCATCCTGATGCTGGACGCACAGCGCGCCACGGCCTTCTCGACCGCGGCGCAAGCCTTTCCGGGCGACGACGAGGCCCCGATCCCGGACTTCCAGGTGCCGATGGTCCTCGCCGAATTGCAGCAGACGCTGCGCCGGCCGCTGACCATCGTCAACGAGGACTTCGCGGTGTCGCCGACGATTCAGCAGGTGCTGCACTACGACCATCCCGACGCCTACTTCTGCACATCCGGTGGCGCGCTGGGCTTTTCGCTGCCCGCCTCGATCGGCATCGCCCTCGCGGTGGGGCAGGAGCGGCTGGTGGTCGACATCGTGGGCGACGGCTCGGCGCTGTTCCACACCAATTCCTGGTGGACCACCCGGAAGTTCCACCTGCCCGTGCTGTATCTGGTGATGAACAACCACGAGTACAAGTCGCTGATCAACGGGCTGCAATCCATCGAGGCGCTGTACGGCTGGCGGCCCGCGCACGACGCCTGGTATCTGCGACTCGGCCAGCCGGTGCAGGACTTCGCGCAGATCGCGGCCACCTTCGGCATCGACGGCGAGGTGGTCTCCGACGGGCGCAAGCTGCGCGACGCCATCGAACACGGGCTCAAGGTGGTCTCCGACGGCGAGCCGTACGTGATCGACATCCGGGTCGATCCCTCGGTGGGCGCCGCCCCGCCGACGGACATGCTGCTGGTCGGCAAGCCCGGCATCGATGTGGACGAGGTGCGGCGGCTGCGCGCGATGGGCCCGCCGTGACACCGGAGAACCGAACGAGGGGAGAGCAATGACCGACAGGTCGGGGGTACCGCTGAATCGCCGCACCCTGCTGGGGGCCGCCGCCGTGCTCGGCGTCGGCCTCGCCGGGATCGGCGGATTCCTGGTCAGCGAGGACATCGTGGGGCCGTGGCGGCTGACGGCGTGGCGCATGGTCGATCGCCTGGAGGCCGCCGCCGGGGGGCACTTCCCCGGATACCGCCGCAACCACGCCAAAGGCGTTGCGGTGTCGGGGTATTTCGACAGCAACGGCAGCGGCGCGGAGCTGTCGAAGGCGTCGGCGTTCCGGCCGGGCCGCTACCGGCTCGCCGGGCGGTTCTCCCTCGGCGGCGGTAACCCACACATGCCGGACGATCCGACCGCGCCGCGCGGGCTCGGGCTGCAACTGTTCCTGCCCGGCGGCGAGCAGTGGCGGATGGCGATGGTGAACGTGCCGGTGTTCCTCGACGCCACGCCGGAGGACTTCTACACGCGCACAACGGCATTCGCGCCCGACCCGGCCACCGGCAAGCCCGATCCGGAGAAGATGAAGCAGCACCTGGCGACCCATCCCGAGACGGCGGCGGCCTTGGACATCATCGGCCGCACCCCGCCCGCGCCCGGGTTCGTCGGCTCGACCTTCTACGGGCTCAATGCCTTCGAGTGCATCGCGCACGACGGGCGGCGGGTCCCGGTGCGCTGGCATCTGGAGCCGGAGACCGCGCCCTCGGCGGAAAACAATGGCGGGGCAGGGCTTTTCGCGCCGCTGATCCGGCGGATCGCGGCGGGGCCGCTGCGGTGGACGCTGGTGCTGGTGGTCGGGGTGCCCGGGGTCGACCCGACCCACGACGCCACCAAGCCGTGGCCCGACGACCGCCGCCGGATCGCGGTCGGCACCGTCGTGGTGGACCGGGTGCACACCGAGGCGGTGGGCAATGTCGAGGCGGTCGCCTTCGATCCGCTGGTGCTGCCCGACGGCCTG contains:
- a CDS encoding HAD family hydrolase, whose protein sequence is MTVVKPVAAVVFDMDGLLLDSERLALESLASAGTALGYDLTLEFRRSMIGMPADRCRELAVESFGAEFPLEDFFALHETHLSELVAGGRLVTKTGVAELLDWLESNAIPKAIATSSGRARTEHHLRAAGIADRFDAIVTRQDVERGKPHPEPYLTAMAALGADPEYTLALEDSPNGLRAAHAAGLRCLLIPDLVSPTPETRGLAHRVLPDLHAAIEYIAAVNVPAAAN
- a CDS encoding SRPBCC family protein, producing the protein MTRIFQTQSEIIIAAAPDAIFDAATDPCLWRHTYPACVAVERGTAGPARVNDTFTEVVAVERDTIRVGWRVDTCRRPTRWIISSRTVIAPPIADFAATMTVSYCVAPAESGAPRLRRSMLTAVATDGRIPRALTDLFGETACHDAHLAEIKRRLERA
- a CDS encoding PaaI family thioesterase, with translation MTTETTAAPPTWGAPRNKTVTWYDPVATARIGATMSGLEYLRAVAEGELPNPPIAATLGGMTAFTVSEGEVAFTCVPDESVYNPIGTVHGGVVCTLLDSAVGCAVHTLLPPGIGYSSVELKVSYLRPIHASTGPVHARGWVTKPGRRIAFAEGDIRDSGGKLLATASSSLLVFPYSE
- a CDS encoding winged helix-turn-helix transcriptional regulator, whose product is MTQREPDAGAILPYCPYFDAATRMLGRRWAATVLRVLVVGPARFSDIAAAIPGMTDKLLSQRLKDLEVEGMVERRVDPGPPVRVDYRLTEKGAALSKVLLALNRWALRWVEPVAH
- the dpgA gene encoding 3,5-dihydroxyphenylacetyl-CoA synthase DpgA — translated: MTLSPHLSAPELESSTRTTEYARGPLRSRLLGVATANPPTRYRQRELVDLLGITDPKIRGVFLNGGIEHRFLTLPPRAADGGFRSETQGELLAKHRRHGVRTGAEAIRACLREIGREPDDIAYLVAVTTTGFLTPGFSALLINELGMSPHTARLDVVGMGCNAGLNGLTAAAAWSTAHPGELAMLVCSEACSAAYVFDGTMRTAVVNSLFGDGAAALAVGAGAPATLGCEPGRTPEVIAQRSYMIRHAVDAMRYDWDSDAGKFNFYLDREVPYEVGAHVEIVVDRLLSENGLRRKDIAHWVVHSGGKKVIDAVKVNLGLTTHDLRHTVGVMRDYGNMSSGSFLFSYRRLLAEGTTRPGDYGVFMTMGPGSQIETALLEF
- the dpgB gene encoding enoyl-CoA-hydratase DpgB codes for the protein MNTEHISRPHAVVDGSGTDIIAAAVPAHGPLRAELIDAVTAVARRAEDAADGSHCVVLRIQGARSGEYRAWPGEATVGEVSKWEGALRRLEQVPLPIVAAVDGDAYGPAAELLLVADYRILRVAAEFRFASTEAGVWPAMAVYRLVAEVGVARARDLVIQGRALSARQALERGLVDMVVTDSAAETDALRAGAALFDSAVGTELAIRRRLLLDAATTRFEDALGAHLAASDRALRRDRAAS
- the dpgC gene encoding (3,5-dihydroxyphenyl)acetyl-CoA 1,2-dioxygenase DpgC, giving the protein MTAGTATVAAPGDLDRDRIELRSAAAAHAMLLRSLGPVRDRSEASRDRAARAHRALRERRRGFLERHARTVYRAATEDFRRPLRLAALAEAATLRFPGLLPDADQLAADADLPQAHKEGWELDQGLFFHAMLADPVAGNHLLDAMRAPTDRAAGLLARFEATGTVMLPAVTVTRIGHTATLTITNTHCLNAEDNGHVADMETAVDLVLLDEQSHVGVVRGGVMDHPRYRGRRVFSAGINLVDLHAGRISFVDFILGRETGYIAKILRGTASGPAGPVLKPWVAAVDSFAIGGGMQLLLVFDRVIAASDSYLSLPAAQEGIVPGVANLRLGRAAHHRLSRDVILWGRRIRATEPDARYVIDTVVEPASMDEAVEDAAARLDSPAVVANKRMLVAAEEPQDVFRCYLAEFARVQAERLYGADVLAKVHRFSDGASR
- the dpgD gene encoding enoyl-CoA-hydratase DpgD; the protein is MTEFTTVAYRRDGHVAHVELARPEVLNAMNLRMHAELGQIWDDVEADNGIRLVVLSGRGGRAFSVGQDLKELAERDGRGAGRSSFGSAGRLGYPRITERFSFPTPILAKVSGYALGGGFELALAADIVIASSDAEFGLTEARLGLIPGAGGVFRLPRQAPYRIAMGHLLTGRRMSARRAAELGLVNEVVEPQDLDGCVDGWIADVLACAPLSLRAIKEAAAASLTDPLPVAFARTYHWESLRMRSADAEEGPRAFAQRRAPIWTGR
- a CDS encoding thiamine pyrophosphate-binding protein is translated as MTTSITRHRKLGRDLVFDYLREAGVEYAFGVPGTHEIPLIDGTTVPANGVSYIPCLHENIAVGAAMGYARMSGRPGAAIVHVTPGTANIIDNLFNAYRSNIPLIVFCGQQHSDLLSQEPILGSDLVRTAGQYAKWAHEVRTIDELPLVLQRAFKELSVPPLRPVFLAIPWNFLVESPTTPDHGRFTRIAHRSTGDPAGISAVADRLARASNPALLVGDGVGEAGAWPEIEQLANLLGAAVYSENQASRMNYPNDLPHWQGELMPTQDGVHKQLGDFDVLFQIGVNSQAQVLVFRWADGPIIPDRLTQVTLHNDPWEIGKNHFADVGVLGDIKMTLPLIIDAVVEHPGYDETVAGTRNQRILMLDAQRATAFSTAAQAFPGDDEAPIPDFQVPMVLAELQQTLRRPLTIVNEDFAVSPTIQQVLHYDHPDAYFCTSGGALGFSLPASIGIALAVGQERLVVDIVGDGSALFHTNSWWTTRKFHLPVLYLVMNNHEYKSLINGLQSIEALYGWRPAHDAWYLRLGQPVQDFAQIAATFGIDGEVVSDGRKLRDAIEHGLKVVSDGEPYVIDIRVDPSVGAAPPTDMLLVGKPGIDVDEVRRLRAMGPP
- a CDS encoding catalase family peroxidase; this encodes MTDRSGVPLNRRTLLGAAAVLGVGLAGIGGFLVSEDIVGPWRLTAWRMVDRLEAAAGGHFPGYRRNHAKGVAVSGYFDSNGSGAELSKASAFRPGRYRLAGRFSLGGGNPHMPDDPTAPRGLGLQLFLPGGEQWRMAMVNVPVFLDATPEDFYTRTTAFAPDPATGKPDPEKMKQHLATHPETAAALDIIGRTPPAPGFVGSTFYGLNAFECIAHDGRRVPVRWHLEPETAPSAENNGGAGLFAPLIRRIAAGPLRWTLVLVVGVPGVDPTHDATKPWPDDRRRIAVGTVVVDRVHTEAVGNVEAVAFDPLVLPDGLAPSDDPLLAARSAAYAESFRRRSAEPTAPGAVVAEEA